The Coccinella septempunctata chromosome X, icCocSept1.1, whole genome shotgun sequence nucleotide sequence AAATGGACGTGGACGCTTGCGCGTTAATATCGCTAGTCGAAAATAAACCCGTATTGTGGGATAAAACTTTAGACGATTACAAATTAACTAATCGACGATTAGAAGCATGGCGTGAAATTTGCTTAATATTAAATCCTGAATTCGAGAAATTGGAcgaaaaggaaagaaaaaaatatggtaagttaattttttattcaatgcTATGTAGGTAGTTTCATATAGCTGTTTCCTGCCAAGGTATTGAACCAAGATCAGACGAGAAGTATTCAGCAAATGCTCTTCGAATTATATTTGCAGTAGGACCACCTCTACACGGTCGAGGATGTGGACGACGTGGAAACGGGCCCGTTTCTTCACTTGTTTCCATACTTATTGGGTTTTGTTGTAAATTAATACCGTCTTTATCTCGGACAAAGTTATGTAAAACCGTACAAGCTTTTATGACGTTAATCGCCGTTTCTATTTGAAGATCTATCGGCCGATGCAGGATTCTCCATTTATTGGCTAGAATACCAAAGGCACACTCAACATATCTTCTAGCTCGGCTCAAGCGAtagttgaagatttttttttcatgatctAGATGTGTACCCCCATATGGTCTCAAGAGATTCGGTGTTAAGCTAAAGCCTTCGTCCCCAATGAGTACATACGGCATTTCTTCATGTATGGTTTCATGCACAGGCTTGAGGTTTGGTATATTTAATGAACCATCATTAAACTTTTGCCAAAAGGTACTGTTCTTTAATATGGTAGAATCACACTCTTTCCCATATGAACCAATACTTATGTAGATGAATCGGTATTCTGAATCTACCACAGCAAGTAATACAAACGAGAAATAATCTTTATAATTAAAAAACATGGAACCACTATGGCATGGTTTTATAATTCTGATGTGCTTTCCGTCTACAGCTCCAAGACAAtgaggaaagttagcttttgtTTCAAATCCATTTGCAATGGCTTCCCATTCTCCCTCTGTATCAGGCAACTTCATGAAGTCTGTGCATAATCTCTTCCAAATAATGACGCttgtttcttttattattttactAATAGTCGATATTCCTACCCTATATGAGTAGTGGAGTTCCTTAAACGAACACCCAGAAgcaaaatatctgaaaacaaataaaatggATGAAACACTTAAACAACAGAACTTTAtgatattattatttgtttgcaGGAAAATCTGTATCTGATAAATGGAACAACATTCGAGACACATGGCGAAAATCgatgaaaaataagaaagatgaaaaaaaatctgGATCTGCTGCCAAAAAGTCTCGACGTTATATACACGAAGAACAGTTGATGTTTTTAAAGAAGGTTTATGAGCCAAGATCAACCCAAGAGTCTATTCAAAACTGCGATGAAGGAAATGTACAAAGTGGTCCTAGTAATGCAACTGAGTTTCGTAAACCTTCGATTCCCAAAAGCACGAAGAGCACAACAGACGTCGATGAAAAGATATCTAAGTTCCTGGACTCTAGGATGACACAACAAAAAGAAAATCCAAATTTACTTTTTTTCAAGGGTGTATTACCCGCCGTCGATTCTTTCACAATGGATGAAACTTTAGAGTTCCAAGCAGGAGTTTTAGCTctaatacaaaaaatcaaagGCCGAAATAGAGTTGGTTTCCAAAGATATGATTATCAAACTGAATGGCAAGATCCATATCGTGGATACCATACACAACCTCTTCAGCAGCTGGCAGCGTTCGTACATTCACCATCACCAACCTCTCAGTCATCGTATCATTCTCAACCATCTCCTGCAGCGACAAGTGCATTACAATCTATTCAGCAAACGACAGCGTTCGTACATTCACCATCACCAACCTCTCAGTCATCGTATCATTCTCAACCATCTCCTGCAGCGACAAGTGCATTACAATCTATTCAGCAAACGACAGCGTTCGTACATTCACCATCACCAACCTCTCAGTCATCGTATCATTCTCAACCATTTCCTGCAGCGACAAGTGCATTACAATCTATTCAGCAAACGGCAGCGTTCGTACATTCACCATCACCAACCTCTCAGTCATCGTATCATTCTCAACAATCTTCAGCAGCATCAAGTGTATCAAATTATGATTTTGAGGGATTTTGGTCATTATATCTTAATCAAGAGTACTAAAGCAAAAGCTCTCATGTGACtgttttccataaaaatatttcaataattacaTATCTGTATTTTATTTAActcctaaaaatattttccaatccAACTAGCCACCTTGGAAGAGCATTTcctatataaatatttgaagagaaaaaaaggtCGTACCTTAAACATATGGACAGCCTTTGTTGTGGACAAATGCACTCTCTAAATCTTGTGTCTTGTAATTTTATGTCCATTGAAATTCTTCCCAAGAGATCGTCGAAAGAGGAAAAAGACATTCGAAAGTAGTTAAAGAACTTCGCCTCATCATTCCTTAATTCTCCCATCAATGTTTCAAATGTCCCTGTGGAAAATCGGTCTCGAAGTATAGGATGCACCCAATGTTGTCTTCGTTTTCTACATCTTTTTCGTCTCATTCGCCTCAAATACCACCACAATATAAGAACATCATCGTCGCCGTCCATCGCGTACAAAATACAAACGTAAACTGGCGGCGAGTCGAACCACCGACCTTCCGGCAAAACAGACTGATCGGATATAATGTGAACACCCACGTCCGGCGTCCGGTTTCAGGGCAAAAAGACTGATCGGATAAGTGGGAACGGGCTCTTCGTGTATGAGTGCATTTGTGCGTGAAAAACGTGACATTTGTAAGAGGAAACGTACCCCAATTTTCAAAGACTTAGAAGCCCTACCAAATGGACAATATTTATCCCTCttcaatgatttttttaaagaaaactGTTCAGGCCATTTAACATATGAACATGAACCAAAGAAAATTCTCCTAATAAAAAGTGATTGTATAATTTCTAATGGTTTTAAAACTTTTCAATCCTCCAAAACCGATCATTTTTACCATGAATTTCAACTTGATAACTTGCATATTTCACAGATTAAAGATTTAACTTTAGACCCTTTGAATGTCACGCATTTTTCATACTTAAAATTATACGAATGGAATTTGCATCCCAACCACATTTCAACCCTCTATTTTATTTTCCTGATGATGTGTTTACTCATAATTGTTCTTGTAAtgtataaaattttcataatgaaatttcgTAAAATTGTGGATTAACAGAGTTCAAACATTCAGAATGAACTCAGTTCAACAAAAGGGGGAGACAATATGTAAGCCGATCCGGCACATCCTGTAAATGAAGAAGCACTGACCGCCAACTGCTGATCAGGCATAATTTGTCTATTTAAGGATGTAAGGTGTAAGAATAAGACAGAGTTAGTAGATAAGATTCATTGTAAAGACTTTGAATGAATCGCTTGTAAAAGTTcttccttatttttttttaaaacgtGTTGACGAGTTgagaaaatatatctatatatacacCAGAAAGAAAGTTGAGAACCCAGAGGTACCAAACAACCCCAAGAGGGACAACAAAACAACACCACCCCAAGAGGGACAACAAAATAAAACAACCCCAAGAGGGACAAAAAATAATCAGCCCACAAAGGGACAACAAGGGATCGCCGGATGGGGATCACCTCAACGCAACAAGGGGTCACCAGAAAAAAGGACCACCACAATTTAACAAGAGATCGCCAGAAAGGGATCACCAAAGAAACAATCCAAGGGTAACCTAGAGCCAGAGCCAAAGCCGTAGACAGAGGGATCAACACCAATCAACCACAACTTCCGGACGCAAAGTCAGAGGAGCACCTCGACGGAAGGCCCCACCCAAACACCGCAACCAAAAGCGAGTCAAATTGTTCAAACATTGTAAAGTATATGAAAACTGCACAAATGTCACTCAAAGAAAAACCAGGCACCGCGAATGATAATCTAAGTGACGACGAACCATTTGAAGAATTACCATTAACTGTTCTATTCAAATACATAAAAACATTCAATGGCGACCGGACGGAACTCACACTTTCATAACAAATGTAAATTCAGCATTTTCTTTAGCTCAATCACATCAAATTCCAAGTCTTTTTCTATTCGTAGTATCACAATTATCCACGAATGTCATAAATGAAATCGATATTGATGAAATAAGTGATTGGACAACcctaaaaaccaaattgaaaaCGTACTATAGTCAAACAAAGCATGTCGCACAAAGCCATGAAGAACTAGAAACACTTCGTCAATATTCGAATGAGGGAATTACTGAATTCTTCAAAAGAgtcgaaaaaattgaaaatgtatcCAAGCTGAATATTTATCTGCCGAACGAGACGAATTCACCGCGATTAAGAAATCAATTCAAAGAACAGCATTGAGAAGATTTATTATTCATTGCAAACCGGAAATATCTCAAATGTTAAGAGCTCGAGACATCGACAATTTGAATGAAGCTTATAATATAGcccttcaagaaaaaaattcttaattatacaaaaaataaatcGAATAATTCAACCGGACTTTACTGTTCTTACtgtaaaatgaaaaaccataacacACAAAATTGTCGCAAAAAACCAAGGTCTAATAATTCCAACCATCAATCAAGTCGAAACTCTTATCGTAACAACAACAATTCTCAGCCAGGAACCTCCAATAATACTCATAATGCAAATTCCAATCATAATCCTAATCAATTACACccaaaattcaagagaatttttTGTACGTATTGTAAAATATTATACCTGGACACGTTTATGAAAACTGTAGAAAGAGACAGAATCGAAATAATTATACTCAAAATCCCAAAGTCAATCAAGTGGAAAAGAATTATTTAAACTCGAAAGTTCAAACTCTGCCGAATGTCCCAGAGTTGGACCATGGCCAGTATATGGAGGCATTCGAATAAATCATTACGGAGCAGAACTCCAAGTAATTTCATTCAATGTCGAAAATTCACCAAACAAAAAGAGAGAATTTCTAATAGCCAAAGTCCAATCTGCTCTGAAGAACACCACATCGGGTCCTGTAAACAATTCTTAGCCATGGATGTCAATGAACGCTGGTCATTCGTATGCAAGGAAAACCTCTGAACAAGGAGTGCAAAAAACGAATGAGATGTCCAAAATGTGATCGCAGTCACAATATGCTCCTTCACAACGACGCAGCAGTTCCCAAAACTAATCCTACACAAACAAACAGCGAAACTGTTGGAAAGACCACTCAACCAATATCTGGCCACCTTGGAAGATCCAATCAAATTAACCATCAAGAAAAAGTAGCCATGCTTGCAACTGCCTATGTGGAAGTACGAACCAATGATGGCCAAACAAACAGCGAAACTGTTGGAAAGACCACTCAACCAATATCTGGCCACCTTGGAAGATCCAATCAAATTAACCATAAAGAAAAAGTAGCCATGCTTGCAACTGCCTATGTGGAAGTACGAAACAATGATGGCCAACAAAAAATCTTGAAAGCACTTATCGATCCGGGATCTCATAAATCGTGCATCACGGAATCAGACCAACTTctagctataggcagcatacaattatcaacacgactatgatcgtgtgagagtccagaaaccataagagtcaactggttaataggcaaaatgcccggaacctatgaagaagcagttaagggtttttagtgggtctcgagctcagagagtgaaaATTCCCCCCTCGGGAGAGGGTGTGTttgtctgttttgcagattctccccctgctacaccaaaaaaaaaagaccaACTTCTTTGACTGTCTCGATACAAACATAATGTGGAAATAAATGGCCTAGGAATTGCGGCGGCAGGAACCTCGAAATGGAATTTTCACGCAGCTCAAACCAAGATTCTCAATATCCCATGCACACAACGCAGAATTGCTGGTTATGCACAAACTAAGAAGAAATATACCCAGCACCAACATCAACGTACACATACCAGATGAATGGAACAACCTGATGCTTGCAGATCCAAACTTGGTCTCAAGAAATCGACAACGGGTCTGATTCTACAAAAAACCACTTTGGGATGGATAATTTCCATTATCAGCGCAACAACCAGAAACTTTGGGATTAATAGCCAACATCGATCATGATATTGATGAAAAACTGGCCAAATTCTGGGAAATAGAGGAGATCCAGTCCACCCCCAACTCACCGGACGATATGGAATACAGCGAGAAATTCTAGAAAAGCACCCATACACGCATTCCGAGTGGAAGATACGAAATATGGTTACCATTCAAAAATGATGCGAATCACCTTGGAGAATCAAGAAAGAAAGCTGTCGGACGATTTCTGCAATTGGAGAAGAAATTCCGCAATAACAATCAACTAGAGGCCGAGAAACTTTTTCTTCGGGAATTTTTTTCGGAGGGAGTTGGGCAGACCTCCAAATATCCTAAAAGAAGTAAGTCAAAGCCAATACTGAAAGATGTAAATAtctttcatcagaatgttcagTGTATTGGAACCTCATTTCTGACGGTGGAAGAAATATTGGCGAAACACTGTGTTGACTATCTCTGTGTATCTGAGCATTGGAAATCAATAGAAGAACTTAAAGAGTACAATTTTGAAGGATATAGGATGGCTGCTGCTTTCTGTAGAGAAAAGGAAGTAAACTGGTAGCAAATACCACATCCATCTTGTGCAGCATCCCATTACCAATGTTAGATGAAGGAATGAACATTCAAGTTCTATCTAACCTAGGGAAAGAAGCGGAATAGGAGAAAGATGGCTTGTCTAACTACAGGTGGCGAAAAAACTATGGGTACATGACCACAATAAGCGTGACAATAGTTATTACAGCAGCCATAATTACGGCAGGGCTATACACATGGAATAAATGGTGTAAACAGGTAAACAATTCGCAGGATACTGCTCCACATGATGCAACCAATGATGACTGGACTCTTCACCCACTAAGGTCCAACTCAGATGAACCAGGGGATCCCGATAGCGAGTACAGCGAATCCGTCGCCCGGGATAATGACTGATATTCATGAAAAGATTATCAGACAGGcttcaatatttcatattttgggCGAACAAATACAACTGCAATGCGGCACTTTAGCTTAATTGCATTACTTTTTGAGGATTTGGCACAGATACCAAGGTCATCGGCTGCACTTCGTGATCGCTAAATATCATTGAGTAATTAGGTAGTTACGAATTAAGAAATATTAGATCCAATATGAATAGATTTACGAACATGAAATAAACCATCCTTCAGTTACTTCTTACTTAATTCACTACTGTGTATAGTCAAACCCAAAGAAGTGAGCCTTACAACCTCACTATCTTTTACAGTTAAATTTTTCTTCTAATAgtattttctcattatttttgaacGTCTTGAAGTAGGAAGAGTATCAGAGTTTTTAGTTAGTGAAAACAGTTTACATCTTAAATCACAATGTCGTC carries:
- the LOC123321842 gene encoding uncharacterized protein LOC123321842; the encoded protein is MDVDACALISLVENKPVLWDKTLDDYKLTNRRLEAWREICLILNPEFEKLDEKERKKYGKSVSDKWNNIRDTWRKSMKNKKDEKKSGSAAKKSRRYIHEEQLMFLKKVYEPRSTQESIQNCDEGNVQSGPSNATEFRKPSIPKSTKSTTDVDEKISKFLDSRMTQQKENPNLLFFKGVLPAVDSFTMDETLEFQAGVLALIQKIKGRNRVGFQRYDYQTEWQDPYRGYHTQPLQQLAAFVHSPSPTSQSSYHSQPSPAATSALQSIQQTTAFVHSPSPTSQSSYHSQPSPAATSALQSIQQTTAFVHSPSPTSQSSYHSQPFPAATSALQSIQQTAAFVHSPSPTSQSSYHSQQSSAASSVSNYDFEGFWSLYLNQEY
- the LOC123322008 gene encoding protein ALP1-like, translating into MKLPDTEGEWEAIANGFETKANFPHCLGAVDGKHIRIIKPCHSGSMFFNYKDYFSFVLLAVVDSEYRFIYISIGSYGKECDSTILKNSTFWQKFNDGSLNIPNLKPVHETIHEEMPYVLIGDEGFSLTPNLLRPYGGTHLDHEKKIFNYRLSRARRYVECAFGILANKWRILHRPIDLQIETAINVIKACTVLHNFVRDKDGINLQQNPISMETSEETGPFPRRPHPRPCRGGPTANIIRRAFAEYFSSDLGSIPWQETAI